One genomic region from Pseudochaenichthys georgianus chromosome 15, fPseGeo1.2, whole genome shotgun sequence encodes:
- the mypn gene encoding myopalladin isoform X1, with product MQENNIEQPLSQLLRENYLAEARAQQRHSEMSRSDASSSRLQIYGSLKGKAEDSGAHNDPTFTDLSAFLSQEELDKSVNLARQAIGHEPGEERAEVRASVAPLTQSTSPSASSSELTSVPLANPSPAPSAAPSMVPSTQPAPELKELQHTTFTPDRKVHKASARHENMSGNARGPGEGLNDIERSAKNAPYGMENQSKKEFLNKAADFIEELSSLFKANSSKRGRQRGSKPHRSRNKSQVDGEVYPLGPDNRERSPMPLEVEAEVVVVEEEEERPSPAVNHQPEAQLDAGIGHVEFQDSRITEEEQQCDSVSQEAPEEAESCTPTDPAESASEPPCFIQKLKSREVAEGSKVQLDCIVRGLPVPEVRWFCEGKELENCPDIQILTDGEHHSLIIAEAFEEDTGRYSCFASNFYGTDSTSAEIYVEGTSSSDSDGDQRFEHVAQQQNTSSPSPSQALSAEEEDPPSPDPAAAVEEPAEQIVSAQTNQIIPEPLLPVRTPATILSVVEPLDASGTPSALPVQEEPPLEEPIVSQVQVLPSSSPGETGLLEAQEVSVTPPPPPPVETAAAGALSLLQNSVVSSVLSPPTQTLQPESQTATYTYPQVLNGQPVMAAPVFTKSLQDVLASEGQLVVLECRVKGVPSPRVDWSRDGTFIEDSPEHRILQKKPRSPAESEDICTLVIAEVFPEDSGMFTCTASNTYGTVSSAAALRVSGNPSNSNQVRPSSNSMLEPNRSQEPSPAPPVNLQPKVTMTTSVKPHSSTIRLDPLISSSVRLDPLSTSTLRLDPLGSSMLRPDPFRSSLPSLEPSSLISSFNSRSTSTPNLDPINLHQNHPSPSGAGAEPQSSRQALSYLKPFTSPFSVGTVAEREAPTPSVTPPDTSATVKVTSNHQNGSLVVLPLPDPPPNSCLKTRTKPKHSRSGSRRVHFRLPQEEEEQSDASSSQCDEDPNMSLNREPPPVRAKPKLDPTQLRILHNQVLMEQQQDPEPQTPPHPLSQPKPQPQAQLQPPSLPQPQSHPLPQTLSQPKPHPQPQPQPQHQSQLQFHPQPQSLPQPQSPPHPQPQSPPHPQPQSLPQHQSPPHPQSHPQAQLMTSSLVTSPPPAPQLKTAPPVSIAHVTQMNTIHASHLNLTPAALAKTPPTPQFFSAFAPKFSAALTDLSSVTSPAPFLRSTHASLMNLTPTSHSFSYARPKEFIAAQSFSPVRSPSPTESPVPLLQELAAELNSSAASSPTLPPFSPPLRTFTTRVLKSPTSPQSLVSSPTPLSPPYLNSMYAMRTQSPLQASSPTSSSSTSSPIQNPVAFLSSVLPSLTPTQPTNSMGLPRGAPMGLKKSMQKARIPSYEDIRESRENILQDIEKKLRLRDETQHFAHQQKLSNEGKTASRPLGPNIPATVFNYDEEYKVSNFEQRLMSEIEFRLERTPVEESDDEVQHDDVPTGRCIAPILDTKLKNYKAMEGVPVTFSCKVVGIPSPKVYWFKDGKQVLRKNVHYKKIRERDGTCALHIETTTQDDDGNYTFMASNPQGRTSCSGHLIVQSGPPRNRMTPISSQRVRARIQEVESEQIQERFFQPHFLQAPGDMLAHEGRLCRLDCKVSGLPNPELMWLVNGRPIYPDLLHKMLVRENGVHSLVIDPLTQNDAGTYTCIASNKAGQSSFSLELKVIEKEMKHSPEFVEKLQNMGIPEGTPVRLECRVVGMPPPLIFWKKDNETIPRTKDRISMTQDATGYVCLLIQPTTKEDAGWYTVSAKNEAGISSCTCRLDIYAQWHQSIPASMKTAPRTSSCYAALTGQGLDIKSAFPTSDNNPFLFSSSPREAMLESEEL from the exons ATGCAGGAGAACAACATCGAGCAGCCACTGTCTCAGCTCCTCAGAGAGAACTACCTGGCAGAGGCCCGAGCCCAGCAGCGCCACAGCGAGATGAGCCGCTCAGACGCTTCCTCCTCACGCCTCCAGATCTACGGGTCACTGAAAGGCAAGGCGGAGGACTCTGGGGCTCACAATGATCCCACATTCACAGACCTGTCAGCCTTCCTCAGCCAGGAGGAGCTGGATAAGAGCGTGAACCTGGCCCGGCAGGCCATCGGACATGAGCCTGGAGAGGAGAGGGCAGAGGTCAGAGCCTCTGTCGCACCATTAACCCAGTCCACAAGCCCCTCAGCCTCTTCCTCTGAACTCACATCTGTTCCCCTGGCCAACCCCTCCCCTGCTCCTTCCGCCGCCCCCTCCATGGTGCCCTCCACCCAGCCGGCCCCTGAACTTAAAGAACTGCAACACACAACATTCACACCAGACAGAAAGGTGCATAAAGCGTCCGCAAGGCACGAAAACATGTCCGGGAACGCAAGGGGCCCCGGTGAGGGGTTAAACGACATTGAAAGGTCGGCGAAGAACGCCCCGTACGGCATGGAGAACCAGTCCAAGAAGGAGTTCCTCAACAAGGCAGCAGACTTCATCGAGGAGCTCTCTTCTCTCTTCAAGGCCAACAGCTCCAAACGGGGACGACAGAGAGGGAGCAAACCCCACCGGAGCAGGAACAAGAGCCAGGTGGATGGGGAGGTGTATCCCCTCGGCCCTGACAACAGAGAGCGCTCTCCCATGCCCCTGGAGGTGGAGGcagaggtggtggtggtggaggaggaggaggagagaccaAGCCCCGCTGTAAACCACCAACCAGAGGCCCAGCTGGACGCTGGGATTGGGCACGTGGAGTTTCAGGACAGCAGGATTACTGAGGAGGAGCAGCAGTGTGATTCTGTTTCACAGGAGGCACCAGAGGAGGCAGAAAGCTGCACCCCGACAGACCCCGCGGAGTCTGCGTCTGAGCCTCCTTGTTTCATCCAGAAACTGAAAAGCAGGGAGGTTGCAGAGGGCAGCAAGGTCCAGCTGGACTGCATTGTTAGAGGACTCCCTGTGCCTGAAGTCAG ATGGTTCTGTGAGGGCAAGGAGCTGGAGAACTGCCCGGACATCCAGATCCTCACAGACGGAGAGCATCACTCTCTGATCATCGCAGAGGCCTTCGAGGAAGACACTGGGCGCTACTCCTGCTTCGCTTCTAACTTCTACGGCACTGACTCCACGTCAGCCGAGATCTACGTCGAAG GTACCTCCTCTTCGGATTCTGATGGGGACCAGCGATTTGAACATGTAGCACA gCAGCAGAATACATCTTCTCCATCACCGAGCCAAGCTCTTTCTGCGGAAGAGGAAGACCCTCCATCACCTGACCCTGCAGCAGCCGTCGAGGAGCCAGCAGAGCAGATCGTCTCTGCACAAACTAACCAAATAATCCCAGAACCTCTGCTACCAGTGAGGACACCAGCCACCATACTTTCAGTCGTTGAGCCTTTGGATGCATCCGGAACACCTTCAGCACTCCCTGTTCAAGAGGAACCACCATTGGAAGAGCCAATAGTGTCGCAGGTGCAGGTGCTTCCCTCTTCATCACCAGGCGAAACAGGACTCTTAGAAGCCCAGGAGGTGTCTGttacacctcctcctcctcctccggtgGAGACGGCTGCAGCAGGAGCTCTATCACTGCTCCAGAACTCAGTGGTCTCCTCTGTGCTGTCCCCTCCGACACAAACACTCCAGCCTGAG AGTCAAACCGCTACCTACACCTACCCTCAAGTGTTGAACGGCCAACCTGTCATGGCTGCCCCTGTATTCACAAAG AGCCTGCAGGACGTCCTTGCGTCAGAAGGCCAGCTGGTGGTGCTAGAGTGCCGTGTGAAAGGGGTGCCGTCACCACGAGTGGACTGGTCCAGAGATGGAACGTTCATAGAGGACTCTCCTGAACACAGGATCCTGCAGAAAA AGCCCAGGTCTCCAGCTGAATCAG AGGACATATGCACTCTGGTCATTGCTGAGGTCTTCCCTGAAGATTCGGGGATGTTTACGTGTACAGCAAGCAACACTTATGGAACCGTGTCCAGCGCTGCAGCACTGAGGGTCTCAG GCAATCCCAGCAACAGTAACCAAGTGAGGCCGTCCAGCAATTCCATGCTGGAGCCAAACCGAAGCCAGGAACCTTCCCCCGCCCCCCCTGTAAACCTTCAACCAAAGGTTACTATGACCACCAGCGTCAAGCCCCACTCCAGCACCATCCGCCTGGACCCTCTCATCTCCAGCAGCGTACGCCTGGACCCGTTGAGCACCAGCACCCTCCGTTTGGACCCCCTTGGATCCAGCATGCTGCGCCCAGACCCCTTCCGCTCCAGTCTCCCCAGCCTGGAGCCCTCCAGCCTCATCAGCAGCTTCAACTCTCGCAGCACCAGCACCCCCAACTTAGATCCGATCAACCTCCATCAGAACCATCCTTCCCCCAGTGGAGCAGGTGCAGAACCACAGAGCAGCAGACAGGCGCTCTCCTACCTGAAACCCTTCACTTCTCCATTCTCTGTGGGGACGGTAGCAGAGCGGGAAGCGCCCACGCCTTCAGTGACGCCACCCGACACCAGCGCCACAGTGAAGGTGACCTCTAACCATCAGAATGGGAGCCTCGTCGTGCTGCCCCTGCCCGACCCCCCTCCAAACTCCTGCCTGAAGACTCGGACGAAACCCAAACACTCCCGCTCCGGGTCTCGGCGCGTCCACTTCAGACTgccgcaggaggaggaggagcagagtGACGCGTCCAGCAGTCAGTGTGATGAAGACCCCAACATGTCGCTCAACAGGGAACCTCCACCTGTGCGGGCTAAACCCAAGCT GGACCCGACCCAGCTGCGGATTCTGCACAACCAGGTCCTcatggagcagcagcaggaccctGAACCTCAAACACCCCCCCACCCTCTGTCCCAACCAAAACCTCAGCCCCAGGCCCAACTTCAGCCACCATCTCTGCCCCAGCCTCAGTCTCACCCCCTACCCCAGACTCTGTCCCAACCAAAGCCTCACCCTCAGCCCCAGCCGCAACCACAACATCAGTCTCAGCTTCAGTTCCACCCCCAGCCTCAGTCTCTGCCCCAGCCTCAGTCTCCCCCACACCCCCAGCCTCAGTCTCCCCCACACCCCCAGCCTCAGTCCCTGCCCCAGCACCAGTCTCCCCCACACCCCCAGTCTCACCCCCAGGCTCAGctcatgacctcctccctgGTGACCTCCCCTCCACCTGCCCCACAGCTGAAAACAGCTCCACCCGTCAGCATAGCTCATGTAACCCAGATGAACACCATCCATGCCTCCCACCTCAACCTGACCCCTGCAGCTCTCGCCAAAACTCCCCCGACACCGCAGTTTTTCTCTGCTTTTGCACCAAAGTTTAGCGCAGCCTTAACAGATCTGTCCTCGGTCACTTCTCCTGCTCCCTTCCTGAGAAGCACCCACGCCTCCCTCATGAACCTCACCCCCACCTCCCACTCCTTCAGCTACGCCCGGCCTAAAGAGTTCATAGCCGCCCAGAGCTTCTCCCCGGTCAGGAGTCCTTCCCCGACAGAATCTCCGGTCCCTCTTCTTCAGGAACTGGCCGCTGAGCTCAACTCCTCCGCAGCCAGCTCCCCCACTCTCCCGCCTTTCTCCCCCCCACTCAGGACCTTCACCACCAGGGTGCTCAAGTCTCCCACCAGCCCTCAGTCTCTCGTGTCCTCACCCACACCTCTGTCGCCGCCCTACCTGAACAGCATGTACGCCATGCGAACCCAGTCGCCCCTCCAGGCCTCCTCTCCCACCTCCAGCAGCTCCACCTCCAGCCCCATTCAGAACCCTGTGGCGTTCCTGAGCTCCGTCCTGCCCTCCCTGACCCCGACTCAGCCCACCAACTCTATGGGCCTGCCCAGGGGAGCTCCCATGGG GCTGAAAAAGAGCATGCAAAAGGCACGCATCCCGTCATATGAAGACATTCGGGAAAGCAGAGAGAATATCCTCCAGGACATTGAGAAAAAGCTTCGACTTAGAGACGAAACTCAACATTTTGCACATCAACAG AAGCTGAGTAATGAGGGGAAAACAGCGAGCAGACCCCTTGGACCAAACATTCCTGCTACTGTCTTTAACTATGATGAG GAGTACAAAGTGTCCAATTTTGAGCAGAGACTTATGAGCGAGATTGAATTCCGTTTGGAGCGGACGCCGGTGGAGGAATCGGACGATGAGGTGCAACACGATGACGTCCCTACAGGGAGATGCATCGCGCCCATATTAGACACAAAACTGAAGAACTACAAGGCCATGGAGGGCGTGCCCGTCACCTTCTCGTGTAAAGTAGTGGGAATCCCTTCTCCAAAG GTGTACTGGTTCAAGGACGGCAAGCAGGTGTTGAGGAAGAACGTCCATTACAAGAAAATAAGGGAGAGGGACGGGACCTGTGCTCTTCACATAGAGACCACCACCCAAGACGACGATGGCAACTACACCTTCATGGCATCTAATCCTCAG GGACGGACCAGTTGCTCGGGTCATTTGATTGTCCAATCGGGACCTCCCCGAAACCGAATGACACCTATTAGCTCTCAGAG GGTGCGAGCCCGCATACAGGAAGTTGAGAGTGAGCAAATCCAGGAGCGCTTTTTCCAGCCTCACTTCCTCCAGGCTCCGGGGGACATGCTGGCTCACGAGGGCAGACTATGTAGGCTAGACTGTAAG GTGAGCGGCCTCCCTAACCCAGAGCTGATGTGGTTGGTCAACGGGAGGCCAATCTATCCGGATCTTCTGCACAAGATGCTGGTGCGGGAGAATGGCGTCCACTCTCTGGTCATTGATCCTCTGACGCAGAATGATGCTGGGACATACACGTGCATTGCAAGCAACAAAGCAGGGCAGAGCTCCTTCAGTCTGGAGCTAAAGGTTATAG AGAAAGAGATGAAGCACTCGCCCGAGTTTGTGGAGAAGCTGCAGAACATGGGTATTCCTGAAGGGACTCCAGTCAGGCTGGAGTGTCGGGTGGTGGGTATGCCCCCTCCACTCATCTTCTGGAAGAAAGACAATGAGACCATTCCTAGAACTAAGGACAGGATCAG CATGACACAGGATGCAACAGGATATGTGTGTCTCCTCATCCAGCCAACAACTAAAGAGGATGCCGGCTGGTACACAGTATCAGCAAAAAACGAGGCTGGAATTTCCTCCTGCACCTGTAGGCTTGATATCTATG CACAGTGGCATCAGAGCATCCCTGCATCCATGAAAACAGCTCCGCGCACAAGCAGCTGCTACGCAGCTCTGACGGGACAGGGGCTCGACATCAAGTCAGCTTTCCCCACGTCGGACAACAACCCCTTCCTGTTCTCCAGCTCCCCTCGTGAGGCCATGCTGGAGAGCGAGGAGCTGTGA
- the mypn gene encoding myopalladin isoform X2, giving the protein MQENNIEQPLSQLLRENYLAEARAQQRHSEMSRSDASSSRLQIYGSLKGKAEDSGAHNDPTFTDLSAFLSQEELDKSVNLARQAIGHEPGEERAEVRASVAPLTQSTSPSASSSELTSVPLANPSPAPSAAPSMVPSTQPAPELKELQHTTFTPDRKVHKASARHENMSGNARGPGEGLNDIERSAKNAPYGMENQSKKEFLNKAADFIEELSSLFKANSSKRGRQRGSKPHRSRNKSQVDGEVYPLGPDNRERSPMPLEVEAEVVVVEEEEERPSPAVNHQPEAQLDAGIGHVEFQDSRITEEEQQCDSVSQEAPEEAESCTPTDPAESASEPPCFIQKLKSREVAEGSKVQLDCIVRGLPVPEVRWFCEGKELENCPDIQILTDGEHHSLIIAEAFEEDTGRYSCFASNFYGTDSTSAEIYVEGTSSSDSDGDQRFEHVAQQQNTSSPSPSQALSAEEEDPPSPDPAAAVEEPAEQIVSAQTNQIIPEPLLPVRTPATILSVVEPLDASGTPSALPVQEEPPLEEPIVSQVQVLPSSSPGETGLLEAQEVSVTPPPPPPVETAAAGALSLLQNSVVSSVLSPPTQTLQPESQTATYTYPQVLNGQPVMAAPVFTKSLQDVLASEGQLVVLECRVKGVPSPRVDWSRDGTFIEDSPEHRILQKKPRSPAESEDICTLVIAEVFPEDSGMFTCTASNTYGTVSSAAALRVSGNPSNSNQVRPSSNSMLEPNRSQEPSPAPPVNLQPKVTMTTSVKPHSSTIRLDPLISSSVRLDPLSTSTLRLDPLGSSMLRPDPFRSSLPSLEPSSLISSFNSRSTSTPNLDPINLHQNHPSPSGAGAEPQSSRQALSYLKPFTSPFSVGTVAEREAPTPSVTPPDTSATVKVTSNHQNGSLVVLPLPDPPPNSCLKTRTKPKHSRSGSRRVHFRLPQEEEEQSDASSSQCDEDPNMSLNREPPPVRAKPKLDPTQLRILHNQVLMEQQQDPEPQTPPHPLSQPKPQPQAQLQPPSLPQPQSHPLPQTLSQPKPHPQPQPQPQHQSQLQFHPQPQSLPQPQSPPHPQPQSPPHPQPQSLPQHQSPPHPQSHPQAQLMTSSLVTSPPPAPQLKTAPPVSIAHVTQMNTIHASHLNLTPAALAKTPPTPQFFSAFAPKFSAALTDLSSVTSPAPFLRSTHASLMNLTPTSHSFSYARPKEFIAAQSFSPVRSPSPTESPVPLLQELAAELNSSAASSPTLPPFSPPLRTFTTRVLKSPTSPQSLVSSPTPLSPPYLNSMYAMRTQSPLQASSPTSSSSTSSPIQNPVAFLSSVLPSLTPTQPTNSMGLPRGAPMGLKKSMQKARIPSYEDIRESRENILQDIEKKLRLRDETQHFAHQQEYKVSNFEQRLMSEIEFRLERTPVEESDDEVQHDDVPTGRCIAPILDTKLKNYKAMEGVPVTFSCKVVGIPSPKVYWFKDGKQVLRKNVHYKKIRERDGTCALHIETTTQDDDGNYTFMASNPQGRTSCSGHLIVQSGPPRNRMTPISSQRVRARIQEVESEQIQERFFQPHFLQAPGDMLAHEGRLCRLDCKVSGLPNPELMWLVNGRPIYPDLLHKMLVRENGVHSLVIDPLTQNDAGTYTCIASNKAGQSSFSLELKVIEKEMKHSPEFVEKLQNMGIPEGTPVRLECRVVGMPPPLIFWKKDNETIPRTKDRISMTQDATGYVCLLIQPTTKEDAGWYTVSAKNEAGISSCTCRLDIYAQWHQSIPASMKTAPRTSSCYAALTGQGLDIKSAFPTSDNNPFLFSSSPREAMLESEEL; this is encoded by the exons ATGCAGGAGAACAACATCGAGCAGCCACTGTCTCAGCTCCTCAGAGAGAACTACCTGGCAGAGGCCCGAGCCCAGCAGCGCCACAGCGAGATGAGCCGCTCAGACGCTTCCTCCTCACGCCTCCAGATCTACGGGTCACTGAAAGGCAAGGCGGAGGACTCTGGGGCTCACAATGATCCCACATTCACAGACCTGTCAGCCTTCCTCAGCCAGGAGGAGCTGGATAAGAGCGTGAACCTGGCCCGGCAGGCCATCGGACATGAGCCTGGAGAGGAGAGGGCAGAGGTCAGAGCCTCTGTCGCACCATTAACCCAGTCCACAAGCCCCTCAGCCTCTTCCTCTGAACTCACATCTGTTCCCCTGGCCAACCCCTCCCCTGCTCCTTCCGCCGCCCCCTCCATGGTGCCCTCCACCCAGCCGGCCCCTGAACTTAAAGAACTGCAACACACAACATTCACACCAGACAGAAAGGTGCATAAAGCGTCCGCAAGGCACGAAAACATGTCCGGGAACGCAAGGGGCCCCGGTGAGGGGTTAAACGACATTGAAAGGTCGGCGAAGAACGCCCCGTACGGCATGGAGAACCAGTCCAAGAAGGAGTTCCTCAACAAGGCAGCAGACTTCATCGAGGAGCTCTCTTCTCTCTTCAAGGCCAACAGCTCCAAACGGGGACGACAGAGAGGGAGCAAACCCCACCGGAGCAGGAACAAGAGCCAGGTGGATGGGGAGGTGTATCCCCTCGGCCCTGACAACAGAGAGCGCTCTCCCATGCCCCTGGAGGTGGAGGcagaggtggtggtggtggaggaggaggaggagagaccaAGCCCCGCTGTAAACCACCAACCAGAGGCCCAGCTGGACGCTGGGATTGGGCACGTGGAGTTTCAGGACAGCAGGATTACTGAGGAGGAGCAGCAGTGTGATTCTGTTTCACAGGAGGCACCAGAGGAGGCAGAAAGCTGCACCCCGACAGACCCCGCGGAGTCTGCGTCTGAGCCTCCTTGTTTCATCCAGAAACTGAAAAGCAGGGAGGTTGCAGAGGGCAGCAAGGTCCAGCTGGACTGCATTGTTAGAGGACTCCCTGTGCCTGAAGTCAG ATGGTTCTGTGAGGGCAAGGAGCTGGAGAACTGCCCGGACATCCAGATCCTCACAGACGGAGAGCATCACTCTCTGATCATCGCAGAGGCCTTCGAGGAAGACACTGGGCGCTACTCCTGCTTCGCTTCTAACTTCTACGGCACTGACTCCACGTCAGCCGAGATCTACGTCGAAG GTACCTCCTCTTCGGATTCTGATGGGGACCAGCGATTTGAACATGTAGCACA gCAGCAGAATACATCTTCTCCATCACCGAGCCAAGCTCTTTCTGCGGAAGAGGAAGACCCTCCATCACCTGACCCTGCAGCAGCCGTCGAGGAGCCAGCAGAGCAGATCGTCTCTGCACAAACTAACCAAATAATCCCAGAACCTCTGCTACCAGTGAGGACACCAGCCACCATACTTTCAGTCGTTGAGCCTTTGGATGCATCCGGAACACCTTCAGCACTCCCTGTTCAAGAGGAACCACCATTGGAAGAGCCAATAGTGTCGCAGGTGCAGGTGCTTCCCTCTTCATCACCAGGCGAAACAGGACTCTTAGAAGCCCAGGAGGTGTCTGttacacctcctcctcctcctccggtgGAGACGGCTGCAGCAGGAGCTCTATCACTGCTCCAGAACTCAGTGGTCTCCTCTGTGCTGTCCCCTCCGACACAAACACTCCAGCCTGAG AGTCAAACCGCTACCTACACCTACCCTCAAGTGTTGAACGGCCAACCTGTCATGGCTGCCCCTGTATTCACAAAG AGCCTGCAGGACGTCCTTGCGTCAGAAGGCCAGCTGGTGGTGCTAGAGTGCCGTGTGAAAGGGGTGCCGTCACCACGAGTGGACTGGTCCAGAGATGGAACGTTCATAGAGGACTCTCCTGAACACAGGATCCTGCAGAAAA AGCCCAGGTCTCCAGCTGAATCAG AGGACATATGCACTCTGGTCATTGCTGAGGTCTTCCCTGAAGATTCGGGGATGTTTACGTGTACAGCAAGCAACACTTATGGAACCGTGTCCAGCGCTGCAGCACTGAGGGTCTCAG GCAATCCCAGCAACAGTAACCAAGTGAGGCCGTCCAGCAATTCCATGCTGGAGCCAAACCGAAGCCAGGAACCTTCCCCCGCCCCCCCTGTAAACCTTCAACCAAAGGTTACTATGACCACCAGCGTCAAGCCCCACTCCAGCACCATCCGCCTGGACCCTCTCATCTCCAGCAGCGTACGCCTGGACCCGTTGAGCACCAGCACCCTCCGTTTGGACCCCCTTGGATCCAGCATGCTGCGCCCAGACCCCTTCCGCTCCAGTCTCCCCAGCCTGGAGCCCTCCAGCCTCATCAGCAGCTTCAACTCTCGCAGCACCAGCACCCCCAACTTAGATCCGATCAACCTCCATCAGAACCATCCTTCCCCCAGTGGAGCAGGTGCAGAACCACAGAGCAGCAGACAGGCGCTCTCCTACCTGAAACCCTTCACTTCTCCATTCTCTGTGGGGACGGTAGCAGAGCGGGAAGCGCCCACGCCTTCAGTGACGCCACCCGACACCAGCGCCACAGTGAAGGTGACCTCTAACCATCAGAATGGGAGCCTCGTCGTGCTGCCCCTGCCCGACCCCCCTCCAAACTCCTGCCTGAAGACTCGGACGAAACCCAAACACTCCCGCTCCGGGTCTCGGCGCGTCCACTTCAGACTgccgcaggaggaggaggagcagagtGACGCGTCCAGCAGTCAGTGTGATGAAGACCCCAACATGTCGCTCAACAGGGAACCTCCACCTGTGCGGGCTAAACCCAAGCT GGACCCGACCCAGCTGCGGATTCTGCACAACCAGGTCCTcatggagcagcagcaggaccctGAACCTCAAACACCCCCCCACCCTCTGTCCCAACCAAAACCTCAGCCCCAGGCCCAACTTCAGCCACCATCTCTGCCCCAGCCTCAGTCTCACCCCCTACCCCAGACTCTGTCCCAACCAAAGCCTCACCCTCAGCCCCAGCCGCAACCACAACATCAGTCTCAGCTTCAGTTCCACCCCCAGCCTCAGTCTCTGCCCCAGCCTCAGTCTCCCCCACACCCCCAGCCTCAGTCTCCCCCACACCCCCAGCCTCAGTCCCTGCCCCAGCACCAGTCTCCCCCACACCCCCAGTCTCACCCCCAGGCTCAGctcatgacctcctccctgGTGACCTCCCCTCCACCTGCCCCACAGCTGAAAACAGCTCCACCCGTCAGCATAGCTCATGTAACCCAGATGAACACCATCCATGCCTCCCACCTCAACCTGACCCCTGCAGCTCTCGCCAAAACTCCCCCGACACCGCAGTTTTTCTCTGCTTTTGCACCAAAGTTTAGCGCAGCCTTAACAGATCTGTCCTCGGTCACTTCTCCTGCTCCCTTCCTGAGAAGCACCCACGCCTCCCTCATGAACCTCACCCCCACCTCCCACTCCTTCAGCTACGCCCGGCCTAAAGAGTTCATAGCCGCCCAGAGCTTCTCCCCGGTCAGGAGTCCTTCCCCGACAGAATCTCCGGTCCCTCTTCTTCAGGAACTGGCCGCTGAGCTCAACTCCTCCGCAGCCAGCTCCCCCACTCTCCCGCCTTTCTCCCCCCCACTCAGGACCTTCACCACCAGGGTGCTCAAGTCTCCCACCAGCCCTCAGTCTCTCGTGTCCTCACCCACACCTCTGTCGCCGCCCTACCTGAACAGCATGTACGCCATGCGAACCCAGTCGCCCCTCCAGGCCTCCTCTCCCACCTCCAGCAGCTCCACCTCCAGCCCCATTCAGAACCCTGTGGCGTTCCTGAGCTCCGTCCTGCCCTCCCTGACCCCGACTCAGCCCACCAACTCTATGGGCCTGCCCAGGGGAGCTCCCATGGG GCTGAAAAAGAGCATGCAAAAGGCACGCATCCCGTCATATGAAGACATTCGGGAAAGCAGAGAGAATATCCTCCAGGACATTGAGAAAAAGCTTCGACTTAGAGACGAAACTCAACATTTTGCACATCAACAG GAGTACAAAGTGTCCAATTTTGAGCAGAGACTTATGAGCGAGATTGAATTCCGTTTGGAGCGGACGCCGGTGGAGGAATCGGACGATGAGGTGCAACACGATGACGTCCCTACAGGGAGATGCATCGCGCCCATATTAGACACAAAACTGAAGAACTACAAGGCCATGGAGGGCGTGCCCGTCACCTTCTCGTGTAAAGTAGTGGGAATCCCTTCTCCAAAG GTGTACTGGTTCAAGGACGGCAAGCAGGTGTTGAGGAAGAACGTCCATTACAAGAAAATAAGGGAGAGGGACGGGACCTGTGCTCTTCACATAGAGACCACCACCCAAGACGACGATGGCAACTACACCTTCATGGCATCTAATCCTCAG GGACGGACCAGTTGCTCGGGTCATTTGATTGTCCAATCGGGACCTCCCCGAAACCGAATGACACCTATTAGCTCTCAGAG GGTGCGAGCCCGCATACAGGAAGTTGAGAGTGAGCAAATCCAGGAGCGCTTTTTCCAGCCTCACTTCCTCCAGGCTCCGGGGGACATGCTGGCTCACGAGGGCAGACTATGTAGGCTAGACTGTAAG GTGAGCGGCCTCCCTAACCCAGAGCTGATGTGGTTGGTCAACGGGAGGCCAATCTATCCGGATCTTCTGCACAAGATGCTGGTGCGGGAGAATGGCGTCCACTCTCTGGTCATTGATCCTCTGACGCAGAATGATGCTGGGACATACACGTGCATTGCAAGCAACAAAGCAGGGCAGAGCTCCTTCAGTCTGGAGCTAAAGGTTATAG AGAAAGAGATGAAGCACTCGCCCGAGTTTGTGGAGAAGCTGCAGAACATGGGTATTCCTGAAGGGACTCCAGTCAGGCTGGAGTGTCGGGTGGTGGGTATGCCCCCTCCACTCATCTTCTGGAAGAAAGACAATGAGACCATTCCTAGAACTAAGGACAGGATCAG CATGACACAGGATGCAACAGGATATGTGTGTCTCCTCATCCAGCCAACAACTAAAGAGGATGCCGGCTGGTACACAGTATCAGCAAAAAACGAGGCTGGAATTTCCTCCTGCACCTGTAGGCTTGATATCTATG CACAGTGGCATCAGAGCATCCCTGCATCCATGAAAACAGCTCCGCGCACAAGCAGCTGCTACGCAGCTCTGACGGGACAGGGGCTCGACATCAAGTCAGCTTTCCCCACGTCGGACAACAACCCCTTCCTGTTCTCCAGCTCCCCTCGTGAGGCCATGCTGGAGAGCGAGGAGCTGTGA